In the Sarcophilus harrisii chromosome 1, mSarHar1.11, whole genome shotgun sequence genome, one interval contains:
- the UBXN6 gene encoding UBX domain-containing protein 6 isoform X3 translates to MAAAAALARLEQKQPRSRGPTSQDSIRNQVKKELQAEATVSGNAETSGANALAAKEEGSSNLSVSGVYFTCPFTGATLRKDQRDAHIKEAINKHSKKDPVAASIMKIHTFNRDREKVKLGVDTIAKYLDNIHLHPEEEKYRKIKLQNKVFQERINCLEGANEFFEAIGFEKMTLPIPEQDTSEDYYVLSKEALAEVEKLEQHKVTLQTSEPVRAQLNRQRRVFKPSPLAAQFDLPGDFFNLTAEELKREQKQRADAVERLSVLRTKAMREKEEQREMRKYTYTLLRVRFPDGHILQGTFYARERLSTLYTFVREALQDDWLPFELLPAGGHKLLDENLAFNECGLVPSALLTFTWDTGVLEDIKASGAKQSPGILKPELLATVENLA, encoded by the exons TGAAGAAGGAATTACAAGCAGAAGCCACTGTTAGTGGGAATGCTGAGACTTCTGGAGCAAAT GCACTTGCAGCTAAGGAGGAGGGGTCTTCAAATCTATCTGTGAGTGGGGTTTATTTTACTTGCCCATTCACTGGAGCCACCTTGAGAAAAGACCAACGGGATGCCCATATCAAAGAGGCCATTAACAAG CACTCGAAAAAAGACCCAGTGGCTGCTTCCATCATGAAGATCCATACGTTCAACAGGGACCGAGAAAAAGTGAAATTGGGGGTGGACACCATTGCCAA GTATCTAGATAACATCCATCTTCACCCAGAAGAGGAGAAAtataggaaaatcaaattgcaAAACAAAGTGTTTCAG GAGCGGATCAACTGCCTAGAAGGGGCCAACGAGTTTTTTGAGGCCATTGGGTTTGAGAAGATGACTCTCCCTATTCCAGAACAAG ATACCTCAGAGGATTACTATGTGCTGAGTAAGGAGGCCCTGGCCGAAGTGGAGAAGCTGGAGCAGCACAAAGTCACCCTGCAGACCTCAGAACCGGTGCGGGCTCAACTGAACCGGCAGCGACGAGTCTTCAAGCCCTCCCCTCTGGCTGCCCAGTTCGACCTACCTGGGGACTTCTTCAACCTCACAGCCGAGGAGCTCAAGCGGGAGCAGAAGCAAAG GGCCGACGCAGTGGAGCGGCTGAGTGTGCTTCGGACCAAAGCCATGCGTGAGAAGGAAGAGCAGCGGGAAATGCGAAAGTACACCTACACCCTCTTACGGGTCCGCTTTCCGGATGGGCACATCCTCCAGG GTACCTTCTATGCTCGGGAGCGGCTGTCCACACTCTACACCTTTGTGAGGGAGGCACTGCAGGATGACTGGCTGCCCTTTGAACTGCTTCCTGCAGGCGGGCATAAACTGTTGGATGAAAACTTAGCCTTCAACGAATGTGGGCTG GTGCCTTCAGCTCTTCTGACTTTCACTTGGGACACAGGCGTCTTGGAAGACATCAAGGCATCAGGGGCCAAGCAGTCCCCGGGAATTCTGAAACCTGAACTTCTTGCAACTGTAGAAAATCTCGCATGA
- the UBXN6 gene encoding UBX domain-containing protein 6 isoform X4: protein MLRLLEQIPSFWFVESFLDPDSMKHALAAKEEGSSNLSVSGVYFTCPFTGATLRKDQRDAHIKEAINKHSKKDPVAASIMKIHTFNRDREKVKLGVDTIAKYLDNIHLHPEEEKYRKIKLQNKVFQERINCLEGANEFFEAIGFEKMTLPIPEQDTSEDYYVLSKEALAEVEKLEQHKVTLQTSEPVRAQLNRQRRVFKPSPLAAQFDLPGDFFNLTAEELKREQKQRADAVERLSVLRTKAMREKEEQREMRKYTYTLLRVRFPDGHILQGTFYARERLSTLYTFVREALQDDWLPFELLPAGGHKLLDENLAFNECGLVPSALLTFTWDTGVLEDIKASGAKQSPGILKPELLATVENLA, encoded by the exons ATGCTGAGACTTCTGGAGCAAAT CCCATCGTTCTGGTTTGTGGAGAGCTTTCTGGATCCAGACAGCATGAAACAT GCACTTGCAGCTAAGGAGGAGGGGTCTTCAAATCTATCTGTGAGTGGGGTTTATTTTACTTGCCCATTCACTGGAGCCACCTTGAGAAAAGACCAACGGGATGCCCATATCAAAGAGGCCATTAACAAG CACTCGAAAAAAGACCCAGTGGCTGCTTCCATCATGAAGATCCATACGTTCAACAGGGACCGAGAAAAAGTGAAATTGGGGGTGGACACCATTGCCAA GTATCTAGATAACATCCATCTTCACCCAGAAGAGGAGAAAtataggaaaatcaaattgcaAAACAAAGTGTTTCAG GAGCGGATCAACTGCCTAGAAGGGGCCAACGAGTTTTTTGAGGCCATTGGGTTTGAGAAGATGACTCTCCCTATTCCAGAACAAG ATACCTCAGAGGATTACTATGTGCTGAGTAAGGAGGCCCTGGCCGAAGTGGAGAAGCTGGAGCAGCACAAAGTCACCCTGCAGACCTCAGAACCGGTGCGGGCTCAACTGAACCGGCAGCGACGAGTCTTCAAGCCCTCCCCTCTGGCTGCCCAGTTCGACCTACCTGGGGACTTCTTCAACCTCACAGCCGAGGAGCTCAAGCGGGAGCAGAAGCAAAG GGCCGACGCAGTGGAGCGGCTGAGTGTGCTTCGGACCAAAGCCATGCGTGAGAAGGAAGAGCAGCGGGAAATGCGAAAGTACACCTACACCCTCTTACGGGTCCGCTTTCCGGATGGGCACATCCTCCAGG GTACCTTCTATGCTCGGGAGCGGCTGTCCACACTCTACACCTTTGTGAGGGAGGCACTGCAGGATGACTGGCTGCCCTTTGAACTGCTTCCTGCAGGCGGGCATAAACTGTTGGATGAAAACTTAGCCTTCAACGAATGTGGGCTG GTGCCTTCAGCTCTTCTGACTTTCACTTGGGACACAGGCGTCTTGGAAGACATCAAGGCATCAGGGGCCAAGCAGTCCCCGGGAATTCTGAAACCTGAACTTCTTGCAACTGTAGAAAATCTCGCATGA